From the Lathyrus oleraceus cultivar Zhongwan6 chromosome 4, CAAS_Psat_ZW6_1.0, whole genome shotgun sequence genome, one window contains:
- the LOC127075220 gene encoding hypersensitive-induced response protein 1 — MGLALGCLQVEQSTVAIREVFGRYEDVLEPGCHCVPWFMGRQIAGYLSLRVQQLDVHCETKTKDNVFVTVVASVQYRALAEKAVDAFYKLTNTREQIQAYVFDVIRATVPKMELDSSFEQKNDIAKAVEEELEKAMSAYGYEIVQTLIVDIEPDEHVKKAMNEINAAARLRVAANEKAEAEKILYIKRAEGDAESKYLAGLGIARQRQAIVDGLRDSVVAFAENVPGTSSKDVMDMVLVTQYFDTLKEIGASSKSNSIFVPHGPGAVKDIASQVREGLLQGNVAGH, encoded by the exons ATGGGACTAGCTCTGGGTTGTCTTCAAGTCGAACAGTCAACAGTAGCGATCCGAGAAGTTTTTGGGAGATATGAGGATGTGCTTGAACCTGGTTGCCACTGTGTGCCATGGTTCATGGGTAGACAAATAGCCGGTTACCTTTCTTTGCGTGTGCAGCAACTAGATGTTCACTGTGAAACCAAGACAAAG GACAATGTTTTTGTGACTGTGGTTGCGTCTGTCCAATATCGAGCACTGGCAGAAAAGGCGGTGGATGCTTTTTACAAACTTACAAATACCAGAGAACAGATCCAAGCCTATGTTTTTGATG TTATCCGTGCAACCGTTCCGAAAATGGAACTAGACTCTTCTTTTGAACAGAAAAATGATATTGCAAAAGCCGTTGAGGAAGAGCTTGAAAAG GCGATGTCTGCTTACGGGTATGAGATAGTTCAGACTCTCATTGTGGATATTGAACCAGATGAGCATGTGAAAAAAGCCATGAATGAGATAAATGCCG CTGCAAGACTTAGAGTGGCCGCAAATGAGAAAGCTGAAGCAGAGAAGATTCTATACATCAAAAGGGCAGAGGGAGATGCAGAATCAAAGTATCTAGCAGGGCTTGGAATAGCTCGTCAGCGTCAAGCCATAGTGGACGGATTGAGGGACAGTGTTGTTGCATTTGCAGAGAATGTCCCCGGGACATCATCAAAGGATGTCATGGACATGGTTCTTGTGACCCAATACTTTGACACGTTGAAGGAGATTGGCGCATCGTCAAAATCCAATTCGATTTTTGTTCCACACGGACCAGGTGCTGTGAAAGATATTGCTTCACAAGTCAGAGAGGGTCTTCTCCAAGGGAATGTCGCCGGGCATTGA